A window of the Catenulispora sp. GP43 genome harbors these coding sequences:
- a CDS encoding SDR family NAD(P)-dependent oxidoreductase, with the protein MKQTYARALVTGASSGFGEQFARQLSARGTALVLVARRMGRLEKLAAELGTEIEILPADLTDPAGLALVEERLRDAANPVDLLVNNAGVGTTGAFATLPVEGETGKVALNVMALMRLCHAALPRMTEARHGGILNVSSLSSATPAPRAATYGATKAFVTSFSESLNRESRSAGVHVTALLPGPSATELTDAGFVNLLPRVFWQSPEAIVARGLAAVASGKPVCIPSRVLSAATVTGSRMPRSFQYLVGERLFGSK; encoded by the coding sequence ATGAAGCAGACATATGCCAGAGCCCTGGTGACCGGGGCCTCGTCCGGATTCGGCGAGCAGTTCGCGCGGCAGCTGTCCGCGCGCGGGACCGCGCTGGTGCTGGTCGCGCGCCGGATGGGGCGGCTGGAGAAGCTGGCCGCCGAACTGGGCACCGAGATCGAGATCCTGCCCGCCGACCTGACCGACCCGGCCGGGCTGGCCCTGGTCGAGGAGCGCCTGCGCGACGCGGCGAACCCGGTCGACCTGCTGGTGAACAACGCCGGGGTCGGTACCACCGGCGCGTTCGCCACGCTGCCGGTGGAGGGCGAGACCGGCAAAGTCGCGCTGAACGTCATGGCCCTGATGCGGCTGTGCCACGCCGCGCTGCCCCGGATGACCGAGGCCCGGCACGGCGGCATCCTCAACGTGTCCTCGTTGTCCAGCGCGACGCCGGCGCCTCGGGCCGCGACCTACGGCGCCACCAAGGCGTTCGTCACCTCGTTCAGCGAGAGCCTGAACCGCGAGTCCCGGAGCGCCGGCGTGCACGTCACGGCCTTGCTTCCGGGGCCGTCGGCGACCGAGCTCACCGATGCCGGGTTCGTGAACCTGCTGCCGCGCGTGTTCTGGCAGTCGCCGGAGGCGATCGTGGCGCGCGGGCTGGCGGCGGTGGCCTCCGGCAAGCCGGTGTGCATCCCCAGCCGGGTGCTGTCGGCCGCGACGGTCACGGGGTCCCGGATGCCAAGGTCCTTTCAATACCTTGTGGGAGAGCGCCTGTTCGGGTCCAAGTGA
- a CDS encoding WhiB family transcriptional regulator, producing MSAPPLGELDLCERTAPAMSWVEDWTVVAACRGMDPDELFVQGAAQNRAKTVCSGCPVRTECLADALDNRVEYGVWGGMTERERRALLRRRPEVRSWRQFLESAKEHYERSGAERTGGELPSAEVDPRFAAAAQAAIPRQRSEAGSFGRA from the coding sequence CTGTCGGCTCCGCCGTTGGGGGAGCTCGATCTTTGCGAGAGGACGGCACCGGCGATGAGCTGGGTAGAGGACTGGACCGTTGTGGCGGCGTGCCGCGGCATGGATCCGGATGAGCTGTTCGTGCAGGGAGCAGCTCAGAACCGGGCGAAGACCGTGTGCTCGGGGTGCCCGGTGCGCACCGAGTGCCTCGCCGACGCCCTGGACAACCGCGTCGAGTACGGCGTGTGGGGCGGGATGACCGAGCGCGAGCGGCGCGCGCTGCTGCGCCGGCGCCCGGAGGTGCGCTCCTGGCGGCAGTTCCTGGAGTCCGCCAAGGAGCACTACGAGCGCAGCGGAGCCGAGCGCACCGGCGGCGAGCTGCCATCCGCCGAGGTCGACCCGCGGTTCGCGGCGGCGGCCCAGGCCGCCATCCCCCGGCAGCGCAGCGAGGCCGGCTCCTTCGGCCGGGCCTGA
- a CDS encoding CocE/NonD family hydrolase has product MTVCSTDDRYVVGPGWRAEWFRRMERTPTYISTWLAHQRRGAYWRHGSVIEDPSGIKAAVLAVGGWADPYAERCSGSWTNSPRWALPSRV; this is encoded by the coding sequence GTGACCGTCTGCTCCACCGACGACCGCTACGTGGTCGGCCCCGGCTGGCGCGCGGAGTGGTTCCGGCGGATGGAGCGGACGCCGACCTATATCAGTACGTGGTTGGCCCACCAAAGACGTGGCGCCTATTGGCGGCACGGCTCGGTGATCGAGGACCCGTCGGGCATCAAGGCGGCGGTCCTGGCGGTCGGCGGCTGGGCCGACCCCTACGCGGAGCGGTGTTCCGGCTCCTGGACGAACTCACCCCGCTGGGCACTCCCGTCAAGGGTCTGA
- a CDS encoding transglycosylase domain-containing protein yields the protein MASHPPRPFRGSGPLRALFGLLMISALAGVLVAGMALPFVGTAGLAAKSASDHFEDIPDDLKTPDLPQRSQILAADGSVIATVWGDFGNRVIVPFSAISPNVWQALVATEDSRFFQHGGIDIKGTMRAFVSDLGGSNQGGSSIAQQYVKNVLVLQAGNNKAAYADATGDSVARKVRELKYAIAVEQKFSKTEILERYLNLVPFAENVSGIETAAERWFGVHASQLTIPQAATLIGMLKNPVAYDPAKHPQAATDRRNTVLDRMSDPTVHYITPQQAVAFKAMPLGLNLQPQHSGCIYAPGSSAFFCEYIEQEILNDPIYGKTKADRAAFFNRGGLTIKTTMDPKTEAAAEKAINDNVSATDVPGAAIAMIQPGTGQIKAMAQSRDMGTGEGQTYLNLAADPAHGGGNGYQAGSTFKSFVAMAAMEKGLTPQYVQDLPYQIDESQTKFTTCDTPAGFTQDTKWKPTDETQAEQGPQTMTSALWNSVNNYFIKLQEQTGLCEPARLAAAAGLTIDSDSGAGKRLEQIGSFTLGTNQVTPIAMANAYATIAARGMYCKPTAISSITDTSGKQYPVATPDCHQTIDPSLTDQLTGMLQGVVDKGTGAKVRDYFSGPAAGKTGTNDSRLMTWFDGYTPNLAAAVWVGVVSPKPGDKGLVNVKIHGQYYDKVCGGCLAAPIWGEAVNGALAGTSPPGFSVPELPGDIPAPTQPPTTPNPPGTPPGQANGGQNGGANGGFIGGFIGGQ from the coding sequence ATGGCTTCGCACCCGCCCCGGCCCTTCCGCGGCAGCGGACCCCTGCGCGCCCTGTTCGGCCTGTTGATGATCAGCGCGCTGGCCGGCGTGCTGGTGGCCGGTATGGCACTGCCCTTCGTCGGCACCGCGGGCCTGGCCGCCAAGAGCGCCTCGGACCACTTCGAGGACATCCCGGACGACCTGAAGACCCCGGACCTGCCGCAGCGCTCGCAGATACTGGCCGCGGACGGCTCGGTGATCGCGACCGTCTGGGGCGACTTCGGCAACCGGGTGATCGTGCCCTTCAGCGCCATCAGCCCGAACGTGTGGCAGGCGCTGGTGGCCACCGAGGACTCCCGGTTCTTCCAGCACGGCGGCATCGACATCAAGGGCACGATGCGCGCCTTCGTCTCCGACCTCGGCGGGTCCAACCAGGGCGGCTCCTCGATCGCCCAGCAGTACGTGAAGAACGTGCTGGTCCTGCAGGCCGGCAACAACAAGGCCGCGTACGCCGACGCCACCGGCGACTCGGTGGCCCGCAAGGTCCGGGAACTGAAGTACGCGATCGCGGTGGAGCAGAAGTTCTCCAAGACCGAGATCCTCGAGCGCTACCTGAACCTGGTGCCCTTCGCCGAGAACGTCTCGGGCATCGAGACCGCCGCCGAGCGCTGGTTCGGGGTGCACGCCAGCCAGCTCACCATCCCGCAGGCCGCGACCCTGATCGGGATGCTGAAGAACCCGGTCGCCTACGACCCGGCCAAGCACCCGCAGGCCGCCACCGACCGGCGCAACACCGTGCTGGACCGGATGTCCGACCCGACGGTGCACTACATCACCCCGCAGCAGGCCGTCGCCTTCAAGGCGATGCCGCTGGGCCTGAACCTGCAGCCGCAGCACTCCGGCTGCATCTACGCGCCGGGCAGTTCGGCCTTCTTCTGCGAGTACATCGAGCAGGAGATCCTGAACGACCCGATCTACGGCAAGACCAAGGCCGACCGCGCGGCCTTCTTCAACCGCGGCGGCCTGACCATAAAGACCACGATGGACCCGAAGACGGAGGCGGCCGCCGAGAAGGCGATCAACGACAACGTCTCGGCCACCGACGTCCCGGGCGCGGCGATCGCGATGATCCAGCCCGGCACCGGGCAGATCAAGGCCATGGCGCAGAGCCGGGACATGGGCACCGGCGAGGGCCAGACCTACCTGAACCTGGCCGCCGACCCCGCACACGGCGGCGGCAACGGCTACCAGGCCGGCTCCACCTTCAAGTCCTTCGTGGCGATGGCCGCGATGGAGAAGGGCCTGACCCCGCAGTACGTCCAGGACCTGCCGTACCAGATCGACGAGAGCCAGACCAAGTTCACGACCTGCGACACCCCGGCCGGCTTCACCCAGGACACCAAGTGGAAGCCGACCGACGAGACCCAGGCCGAACAGGGTCCGCAGACCATGACCAGCGCGCTGTGGAACTCGGTCAACAACTACTTCATCAAGCTGCAGGAGCAGACCGGCCTGTGTGAGCCGGCCCGGCTGGCCGCGGCCGCCGGCCTGACCATCGACAGCGACAGCGGCGCCGGCAAGCGGCTGGAGCAGATCGGCTCGTTCACCCTGGGCACCAACCAGGTGACGCCGATAGCGATGGCCAACGCCTACGCGACCATCGCCGCGCGCGGCATGTACTGCAAGCCCACGGCGATCTCCTCGATCACCGACACCTCGGGCAAGCAGTACCCGGTCGCCACCCCCGACTGCCACCAGACCATCGACCCCTCGCTGACCGACCAGCTGACCGGGATGCTCCAGGGCGTCGTGGACAAGGGCACCGGCGCCAAGGTCCGCGACTACTTCTCGGGCCCGGCGGCCGGCAAGACCGGTACCAACGACAGCCGCCTGATGACCTGGTTCGACGGGTACACCCCGAACCTGGCCGCCGCGGTCTGGGTCGGGGTGGTCTCGCCCAAGCCCGGCGACAAGGGCCTGGTGAACGTCAAGATCCACGGCCAGTACTACGACAAGGTCTGCGGCGGCTGCCTGGCCGCCCCGATCTGGGGCGAGGCCGTCAACGGCGCCCTGGCCGGCACCTCGCCGCCCGGATTCTCGGTGCCCGAGCTGCCCGGCGACATCCCCGCGCCGACGCAGCCGCCGACCACGCCGAACCCGCCGGGCACCCCTCCCGGCCAGGCCAACGGCGGGCAGAACGGCGGGGCCAACGGCGGCTTCATCGGAGGATTCATCGGCGGGCAGTAG
- a CDS encoding MBL fold metallo-hydrolase: protein MNDLMKPGVRPEAGTERATLILAPNADPMTLDGTNTWLLAEPGARRAVVVDPGPLDEDHLRLVLATAEEREQQIGLILLTHGHFDHSEGAPRLAELTGAPVRALDPRFRLGSEGLAEGDVVDMDGLRLDVVATPGHSGDSMCFVLPGDRAVLTGDTILGRGTTVVAHPDGRLGDYLDTLRRLRDLASAHEVNTVLPGHGPVPADALGVIEFYLEHRRQRLEQVRAALAAGDESAADVVARVYADVDPAVRFAAEMSVRAQLEYINGGA, encoded by the coding sequence ATGAACGACCTGATGAAGCCGGGCGTCCGGCCCGAGGCCGGGACCGAGCGCGCGACGCTGATCCTGGCGCCGAACGCCGACCCGATGACCCTGGACGGCACCAACACCTGGCTGCTGGCCGAACCCGGGGCGCGCCGCGCAGTGGTCGTCGACCCGGGACCGCTGGACGAGGACCACCTGCGACTCGTCCTGGCCACCGCCGAGGAACGCGAGCAGCAGATCGGGCTGATCCTGCTCACCCACGGCCACTTCGACCACTCCGAGGGCGCACCCCGACTGGCCGAGCTGACCGGCGCGCCGGTGCGCGCACTGGACCCGCGCTTCCGCCTCGGCTCCGAGGGGCTGGCCGAGGGCGACGTCGTGGACATGGACGGGCTGCGGCTCGACGTGGTCGCCACCCCCGGGCACAGCGGCGACAGCATGTGCTTCGTCCTGCCCGGCGACCGCGCGGTCCTGACCGGCGACACCATCCTGGGCCGCGGCACCACCGTGGTCGCCCACCCCGACGGGCGGCTGGGGGACTACCTCGACACCCTGCGCCGGCTGCGCGACCTGGCGTCCGCGCACGAGGTGAACACCGTGCTGCCCGGCCACGGACCGGTGCCGGCCGACGCGCTCGGCGTCATCGAGTTCTACCTCGAGCACCGCCGGCAGCGGCTGGAGCAGGTACGCGCGGCACTGGCCGCCGGCGACGAGAGTGCCGCCGACGTGGTGGCCCGGGTGTACGCCGATGTGGACCCGGCGGTGCGGTTCGCCGCCGAGATGTCGGTGCGGGCCCAGCTGGAGTACATCAACGGCGGTGCCTGA